From the Desulfovibrio sp. JY genome, one window contains:
- a CDS encoding tyrosine-type recombinase/integrase, translated as MKVEPIINMKDIKSIKKLLGDQPRNRLLFVMGINSGLRVQDILSLKVADVKDCKIGDRVCLKEKKTGKENVFIMNKEIKTALDEHLATSELEDHHFLFKSRKGKNYPLTTYAVTMMVQRWCDAINLSGNYGAHTLRKTWCYHQRKTFGVSWEILAKRLNHSTPSITRRYIGVQMEEVEEILLHTI; from the coding sequence ATGAAAGTTGAGCCGATCATCAACATGAAGGACATCAAGAGCATCAAAAAGCTCCTGGGGGATCAACCGCGAAATCGGCTCCTGTTCGTCATGGGGATCAACTCAGGTCTCCGTGTCCAGGACATTCTGTCCCTCAAGGTCGCGGACGTCAAAGATTGCAAGATCGGCGACCGCGTCTGCCTCAAGGAAAAGAAAACCGGCAAGGAAAACGTCTTCATCATGAATAAGGAGATCAAGACCGCTCTCGACGAGCATCTTGCCACTTCGGAGCTGGAGGATCACCACTTCCTGTTTAAAAGCAGGAAAGGGAAGAATTATCCGCTGACCACCTACGCCGTGACCATGATGGTCCAACGGTGGTGCGACGCGATCAACCTGTCAGGCAACTACGGGGCGCACACCCTTCGGAAAACCTGGTGCTATCACCAGCGAAAGACCTTCGGGGTTTCCTGGGAAATCCTGGCCAAAAGGCTGAACCACAGTACCCCTTCGATAACGAGGCGGTACATCGGAGTCCAAATGGAAGAGGTTGAGGAAATCCTGCTTCATACGATTTAG
- a CDS encoding site-specific integrase produces MSVYQRSERWMVYYHDDLGKRHDKSFGRGELGKAKAEAFEQAVQEANEKLLPIPDPETVTAGIRVAAKAADVRTEAAAPPVSQVIEKEPSGITLSELGKKYLDHMRASGRTEKHIRNVERLLDNQFVPVIGDKPVDALTYQGDMVPFILHFKGVSASTGKARSQYTVNKYCDYLSFIFNFGMNNGFTRGNPLKNWKKPKVQPWDLRLTLDDARKIMEHAEPHLKWAMEVCFNLGTRPGESELLSLKWDDVDFAAGTVRIYASKTKTYRTVPINPDFLKRMEVEKAESVSGYVIEYMGRGLTTIRKSFKNACQRAGITYPTRMYDLRHLFATTLLNKGADLAAVSKMMGHSTVKLTADTYYHYMEGEKERAVRLLPGLAVA; encoded by the coding sequence ATGAGCGTTTACCAACGAAGTGAACGATGGATGGTCTATTACCATGACGACCTCGGGAAGCGTCATGACAAGTCCTTTGGACGCGGTGAGCTTGGAAAAGCCAAGGCCGAAGCCTTTGAACAGGCGGTCCAGGAGGCCAATGAAAAATTGCTGCCGATTCCTGACCCGGAAACGGTGACAGCAGGAATCCGGGTAGCTGCCAAAGCTGCCGATGTTCGGACAGAAGCCGCTGCTCCACCTGTCAGCCAGGTCATCGAAAAGGAGCCGTCCGGCATCACCTTGTCCGAGCTTGGGAAGAAGTACCTGGATCACATGCGAGCATCCGGTCGGACCGAGAAGCACATTCGTAATGTTGAGCGTTTGCTCGACAACCAGTTCGTTCCGGTGATCGGTGACAAGCCAGTCGACGCCCTGACCTACCAGGGGGACATGGTCCCATTCATTCTGCACTTCAAGGGCGTCAGCGCGAGCACCGGCAAGGCGCGGTCCCAGTACACGGTCAACAAGTACTGCGACTACCTGAGCTTCATCTTCAACTTCGGCATGAACAACGGCTTCACCAGGGGCAACCCGCTGAAGAACTGGAAGAAGCCCAAGGTGCAGCCCTGGGATTTGCGCCTCACCCTGGACGACGCCAGGAAGATCATGGAGCACGCCGAACCCCATCTTAAATGGGCCATGGAGGTCTGCTTCAACCTGGGCACTCGTCCTGGTGAGTCCGAACTCCTGTCCTTGAAATGGGATGACGTGGATTTCGCTGCCGGCACCGTCCGCATCTACGCCAGCAAGACCAAGACCTACCGGACGGTTCCGATTAACCCCGACTTCCTGAAGCGCATGGAGGTCGAAAAGGCCGAATCGGTGTCCGGGTATGTCATTGAGTACATGGGCCGAGGCCTGACGACAATTCGGAAATCCTTCAAGAATGCCTGTCAGCGTGCCGGAATCACCTATCCGACCCGGATGTACGATCTCCGGCACCTGTTTGCGACCACCTTGCTCAACAAGGGGGCTGACTTGGCCGCCGTGTCGAAGATGATGGGGCATTCGACCGTCAAGCTGACGGCGGATACCTACTACCATTATATGGAGGGCGAGAAGGAAAGAGCTGTCCGGTTATTACCGGGTTTAGCGGTTGCGTAA